From one Xiphias gladius isolate SHS-SW01 ecotype Sanya breed wild chromosome 12, ASM1685928v1, whole genome shotgun sequence genomic stretch:
- the LOC120797241 gene encoding zinc finger protein 491-like isoform X2 — translation MRRNAADAAASRSEMSKAEILRGFVTERLAAASQEILAVVDRIVAGYEEEASGFRQEIDRQRRQLEVLLQPQVTLNKAGVKRSRSLGHVEEEEGEDEDGESPGNLEDVKSRTQSRGQFRQRKPGRPQIWETQNHVDLRIRILMDPQTEVLSKNVLKKCPMLKLKCPRGLQEADFLDLLRSNFPQLAGDNKTFDILTSNRRRRLQRLKLKTVTPEEIHKNISCTGWGTSTLFIRLKKEPRASEEEIHPLRTKDISTEESSSTAAMLTCDETGPQTSSVQEVQGRRVDVLSSRSTSQQQDVETEEAEEDCRITQPAEDSVARSASETKGDASDDGQKGEEREETNDSDDNWRPDKGESHSELQSKTTKKQKTRRSGVKAPEAKTENGDAALSCKVCRALHKSEVTFVKHAWSHVDDPESLCGVCGEHPESVEALKHHLQSHHKTNDCHICGESFLSMLSLNEHVAAHSGERPYKCNVCHAAFALKVSLENHQKIHEACTLHKCYTCHKVFELKEQLKAHRRTHTNKKTHLCGVCGKSLSDYRSLTRHKMTHSGERPHSCQICGRSFKLPGTLRQHEKIHTDRERSYLCDVCCKMFLTSKQLQIHMRTHTHEKPYHCGECGKGFTTKGPLTIHMRVHTGETPYRCPDCGWSFKRKINLDNHVTVHSGVKPFVCGICGKACARKTYLTVHMRTHNGERPYKCTLCDKAFTQSHCLKTHMKSHLVAESAT, via the exons ATGAGGAGAAACGCAGCGGACGCAGCTGCGAGTCGGAGTGAAATGTCTAAAGCTGAGATTCTGAGGGGATTTGTCACCGAGAGACTCGCCGCCGCCTCGCAGGAAATCTTAGCGGTCGTGGACAGAATCGTAGCCGGGTACGAGGAGGAGGCTTCGGGCTTCAGGCAGGAGATCGACCGGCAGAGGAGACAGCTGGAGGTTCTCCTGCAGCCGCAGGTCACACTCAACAAAGCCG GTGTAAAGCGCAGCAGGAGCCTCGGCCAtgttgaggaagaggagggtgaaGATGAGGACGGCGAGTCCCCCGGGAACCTGGAAGATGTGAAGAGTCGAACTCAATCAAG AGGTCAGTTTAGGCAGAGGAAGCCCGGGAGACCTCAGATCTGGGAAACTCAGAACCACGTGGACCTCAGGATCCGCATCCTGATGGACCCACAGACCGAAGTGCTTTcaaaaaatg TTCTTAAAAAATGTCCGATGCTGAAGCTGAAGTGTCCTCGAGGTCTGCAGGAGGCAGACTTCTTGGACCTGCTAAGATCCAACTTCCCCCAGCTTGCTGGAGACAACAAAACTTTTGACATCCTAACGTCCAACAGGAGACGGAGATTACAGCGTCTGAAACTGAAGACAGTGACACCGGAGGAGATccacaaaaacatcagctgCACAGGCTGGGGGACCTCAACTCTCTTTATCAGACTGAAG AAGGAACCTCGGGCCAGCGAGGAAGAGATTCATCCTCTACGGACAAAAGACATCAGCACTGAAGAGTCCTCATCCACTGCAGCCATGTTGACATGTGATGAAACCGGGCCACAAACAAG CTCTGTTCAGGAGGTGCAAGGCCGCAGAGTGGACGTTCTGTCCAGCCGCTCGACATCACAACAGCAGGACGTGGAAACAGAGGAGGCTGAAGAAGATTGCCGGATAACACAACCAGCTGAGGACTCTGTGGCCCGCTCTGCAAGCGAGACTAAAGGGGACGCTAGTGACGATGGCcaaaagggagaagaaagggaagaaacGAATGACAGCGATGACAATTGGAGACCAGACAAGGGGGAAAGTCACTCTGAACTGCAGTCAAAGAcgacaaagaaacaaaaaaccagaCGTTCTGGTGTCAAGGCCCCTGAGGCAAAGACTGAAAACGGTGATGCTGCTCTCTCTTGCAAAGTCTGCAGAGCTCTACACAAATCAGAAGTCACCTTCGTGAAACATGCCTGGAGTCACGTGGATGATCCAGAAAGTCTTTGTGGAGTGTGTGGTGAGCATCCAGAGTCCGTGGAAGCGTTGAAGCATCATCTACAAAGTCACCACAAAACTAATGACTGTCACATTTGCGGAGAGTCTTTCCTCAGTATGCTCAGCCTCAATGAGCATGTGGCTGCCCACTCAGGGGAGAGACCGTACAAATGCAATGTTTGCCATGCCGCATTTGCGTTAAAGGTGTCCCTGGAAAACCATCAGAAAATCCACGAGGCGTGTACGCTTCACAAATGCTACACTTGCCACAAAGTGTTTGAACTGAAGGAGCAGTTAAAAGCTCACCGCAGAACTCACACCAACAAGAAGACGCACCTCTGCGGCGTGTGCGGTAAATCCCTCAGCGACTACAGATCCCTAACCCGCCACAAGATGACCCACTCTGGAGAAAGACCTCACAGCTGTCAGATCTGTGGGAGGAGTTTCAAACTTCCCGGGACGCTGAGACAACACGAGAAGATTCACACGGACAGAGAGAGATCGTACCTCTGCGACGTCTGCTGCAAAATGTTTCTGACGAGCAAGCAGCTGCAGATTCACATGAGGACGCACACCCACGAGAAGCCATACCACTGTGGCGAATGCGGCAAGGGATTCACCACCAAGGGACCCTTGACCATTCACATGCGGGTCCACACCGGAGAGACACCGTACCGCTGCCCGGACTGTGGTTGGTCCTTTAAACGCAAGATTAATCTGGACAACCATGTGACAGTCCATTCAGGCGTCAAACCGTTTGTCTGCGGGATTTGTGGGAAAGCGTGCGCTCGCAAAACTTACTTGACTGTTCATATGAGGACCCACAACGGGGAGAGACCATACAAGTGTACACTCTGTGACAAAGCATTTACTCAGAGCCactgtctgaaaacacacatgaaGAGCCACCTGGTGGCAGAAAGTGCAACGTAG
- the LOC120797241 gene encoding zinc finger protein 491-like isoform X1, producing the protein MRRNAADAAASRSEMSKAEILRGFVTERLAAASQEILAVVDRIVAGYEEEASGFRQEIDRQRRQLEVLLQPQVTLNKAGVKRSRSLGHVEEEEGEDEDGESPGNLEDVKSRTQSRSLSSRGQFRQRKPGRPQIWETQNHVDLRIRILMDPQTEVLSKNVLKKCPMLKLKCPRGLQEADFLDLLRSNFPQLAGDNKTFDILTSNRRRRLQRLKLKTVTPEEIHKNISCTGWGTSTLFIRLKKEPRASEEEIHPLRTKDISTEESSSTAAMLTCDETGPQTSSVQEVQGRRVDVLSSRSTSQQQDVETEEAEEDCRITQPAEDSVARSASETKGDASDDGQKGEEREETNDSDDNWRPDKGESHSELQSKTTKKQKTRRSGVKAPEAKTENGDAALSCKVCRALHKSEVTFVKHAWSHVDDPESLCGVCGEHPESVEALKHHLQSHHKTNDCHICGESFLSMLSLNEHVAAHSGERPYKCNVCHAAFALKVSLENHQKIHEACTLHKCYTCHKVFELKEQLKAHRRTHTNKKTHLCGVCGKSLSDYRSLTRHKMTHSGERPHSCQICGRSFKLPGTLRQHEKIHTDRERSYLCDVCCKMFLTSKQLQIHMRTHTHEKPYHCGECGKGFTTKGPLTIHMRVHTGETPYRCPDCGWSFKRKINLDNHVTVHSGVKPFVCGICGKACARKTYLTVHMRTHNGERPYKCTLCDKAFTQSHCLKTHMKSHLVAESAT; encoded by the exons ATGAGGAGAAACGCAGCGGACGCAGCTGCGAGTCGGAGTGAAATGTCTAAAGCTGAGATTCTGAGGGGATTTGTCACCGAGAGACTCGCCGCCGCCTCGCAGGAAATCTTAGCGGTCGTGGACAGAATCGTAGCCGGGTACGAGGAGGAGGCTTCGGGCTTCAGGCAGGAGATCGACCGGCAGAGGAGACAGCTGGAGGTTCTCCTGCAGCCGCAGGTCACACTCAACAAAGCCG GTGTAAAGCGCAGCAGGAGCCTCGGCCAtgttgaggaagaggagggtgaaGATGAGGACGGCGAGTCCCCCGGGAACCTGGAAGATGTGAAGAGTCGAACTCAATCAAG GTCTCTTTCCTCCAGAGGTCAGTTTAGGCAGAGGAAGCCCGGGAGACCTCAGATCTGGGAAACTCAGAACCACGTGGACCTCAGGATCCGCATCCTGATGGACCCACAGACCGAAGTGCTTTcaaaaaatg TTCTTAAAAAATGTCCGATGCTGAAGCTGAAGTGTCCTCGAGGTCTGCAGGAGGCAGACTTCTTGGACCTGCTAAGATCCAACTTCCCCCAGCTTGCTGGAGACAACAAAACTTTTGACATCCTAACGTCCAACAGGAGACGGAGATTACAGCGTCTGAAACTGAAGACAGTGACACCGGAGGAGATccacaaaaacatcagctgCACAGGCTGGGGGACCTCAACTCTCTTTATCAGACTGAAG AAGGAACCTCGGGCCAGCGAGGAAGAGATTCATCCTCTACGGACAAAAGACATCAGCACTGAAGAGTCCTCATCCACTGCAGCCATGTTGACATGTGATGAAACCGGGCCACAAACAAG CTCTGTTCAGGAGGTGCAAGGCCGCAGAGTGGACGTTCTGTCCAGCCGCTCGACATCACAACAGCAGGACGTGGAAACAGAGGAGGCTGAAGAAGATTGCCGGATAACACAACCAGCTGAGGACTCTGTGGCCCGCTCTGCAAGCGAGACTAAAGGGGACGCTAGTGACGATGGCcaaaagggagaagaaagggaagaaacGAATGACAGCGATGACAATTGGAGACCAGACAAGGGGGAAAGTCACTCTGAACTGCAGTCAAAGAcgacaaagaaacaaaaaaccagaCGTTCTGGTGTCAAGGCCCCTGAGGCAAAGACTGAAAACGGTGATGCTGCTCTCTCTTGCAAAGTCTGCAGAGCTCTACACAAATCAGAAGTCACCTTCGTGAAACATGCCTGGAGTCACGTGGATGATCCAGAAAGTCTTTGTGGAGTGTGTGGTGAGCATCCAGAGTCCGTGGAAGCGTTGAAGCATCATCTACAAAGTCACCACAAAACTAATGACTGTCACATTTGCGGAGAGTCTTTCCTCAGTATGCTCAGCCTCAATGAGCATGTGGCTGCCCACTCAGGGGAGAGACCGTACAAATGCAATGTTTGCCATGCCGCATTTGCGTTAAAGGTGTCCCTGGAAAACCATCAGAAAATCCACGAGGCGTGTACGCTTCACAAATGCTACACTTGCCACAAAGTGTTTGAACTGAAGGAGCAGTTAAAAGCTCACCGCAGAACTCACACCAACAAGAAGACGCACCTCTGCGGCGTGTGCGGTAAATCCCTCAGCGACTACAGATCCCTAACCCGCCACAAGATGACCCACTCTGGAGAAAGACCTCACAGCTGTCAGATCTGTGGGAGGAGTTTCAAACTTCCCGGGACGCTGAGACAACACGAGAAGATTCACACGGACAGAGAGAGATCGTACCTCTGCGACGTCTGCTGCAAAATGTTTCTGACGAGCAAGCAGCTGCAGATTCACATGAGGACGCACACCCACGAGAAGCCATACCACTGTGGCGAATGCGGCAAGGGATTCACCACCAAGGGACCCTTGACCATTCACATGCGGGTCCACACCGGAGAGACACCGTACCGCTGCCCGGACTGTGGTTGGTCCTTTAAACGCAAGATTAATCTGGACAACCATGTGACAGTCCATTCAGGCGTCAAACCGTTTGTCTGCGGGATTTGTGGGAAAGCGTGCGCTCGCAAAACTTACTTGACTGTTCATATGAGGACCCACAACGGGGAGAGACCATACAAGTGTACACTCTGTGACAAAGCATTTACTCAGAGCCactgtctgaaaacacacatgaaGAGCCACCTGGTGGCAGAAAGTGCAACGTAG
- the LOC120797241 gene encoding zinc finger protein 883-like isoform X3, protein MDPQTEVLSKNVLKKCPMLKLKCPRGLQEADFLDLLRSNFPQLAGDNKTFDILTSNRRRRLQRLKLKTVTPEEIHKNISCTGWGTSTLFIRLKKEPRASEEEIHPLRTKDISTEESSSTAAMLTCDETGPQTSSVQEVQGRRVDVLSSRSTSQQQDVETEEAEEDCRITQPAEDSVARSASETKGDASDDGQKGEEREETNDSDDNWRPDKGESHSELQSKTTKKQKTRRSGVKAPEAKTENGDAALSCKVCRALHKSEVTFVKHAWSHVDDPESLCGVCGEHPESVEALKHHLQSHHKTNDCHICGESFLSMLSLNEHVAAHSGERPYKCNVCHAAFALKVSLENHQKIHEACTLHKCYTCHKVFELKEQLKAHRRTHTNKKTHLCGVCGKSLSDYRSLTRHKMTHSGERPHSCQICGRSFKLPGTLRQHEKIHTDRERSYLCDVCCKMFLTSKQLQIHMRTHTHEKPYHCGECGKGFTTKGPLTIHMRVHTGETPYRCPDCGWSFKRKINLDNHVTVHSGVKPFVCGICGKACARKTYLTVHMRTHNGERPYKCTLCDKAFTQSHCLKTHMKSHLVAESAT, encoded by the exons ATGGACCCACAGACCGAAGTGCTTTcaaaaaatg TTCTTAAAAAATGTCCGATGCTGAAGCTGAAGTGTCCTCGAGGTCTGCAGGAGGCAGACTTCTTGGACCTGCTAAGATCCAACTTCCCCCAGCTTGCTGGAGACAACAAAACTTTTGACATCCTAACGTCCAACAGGAGACGGAGATTACAGCGTCTGAAACTGAAGACAGTGACACCGGAGGAGATccacaaaaacatcagctgCACAGGCTGGGGGACCTCAACTCTCTTTATCAGACTGAAG AAGGAACCTCGGGCCAGCGAGGAAGAGATTCATCCTCTACGGACAAAAGACATCAGCACTGAAGAGTCCTCATCCACTGCAGCCATGTTGACATGTGATGAAACCGGGCCACAAACAAG CTCTGTTCAGGAGGTGCAAGGCCGCAGAGTGGACGTTCTGTCCAGCCGCTCGACATCACAACAGCAGGACGTGGAAACAGAGGAGGCTGAAGAAGATTGCCGGATAACACAACCAGCTGAGGACTCTGTGGCCCGCTCTGCAAGCGAGACTAAAGGGGACGCTAGTGACGATGGCcaaaagggagaagaaagggaagaaacGAATGACAGCGATGACAATTGGAGACCAGACAAGGGGGAAAGTCACTCTGAACTGCAGTCAAAGAcgacaaagaaacaaaaaaccagaCGTTCTGGTGTCAAGGCCCCTGAGGCAAAGACTGAAAACGGTGATGCTGCTCTCTCTTGCAAAGTCTGCAGAGCTCTACACAAATCAGAAGTCACCTTCGTGAAACATGCCTGGAGTCACGTGGATGATCCAGAAAGTCTTTGTGGAGTGTGTGGTGAGCATCCAGAGTCCGTGGAAGCGTTGAAGCATCATCTACAAAGTCACCACAAAACTAATGACTGTCACATTTGCGGAGAGTCTTTCCTCAGTATGCTCAGCCTCAATGAGCATGTGGCTGCCCACTCAGGGGAGAGACCGTACAAATGCAATGTTTGCCATGCCGCATTTGCGTTAAAGGTGTCCCTGGAAAACCATCAGAAAATCCACGAGGCGTGTACGCTTCACAAATGCTACACTTGCCACAAAGTGTTTGAACTGAAGGAGCAGTTAAAAGCTCACCGCAGAACTCACACCAACAAGAAGACGCACCTCTGCGGCGTGTGCGGTAAATCCCTCAGCGACTACAGATCCCTAACCCGCCACAAGATGACCCACTCTGGAGAAAGACCTCACAGCTGTCAGATCTGTGGGAGGAGTTTCAAACTTCCCGGGACGCTGAGACAACACGAGAAGATTCACACGGACAGAGAGAGATCGTACCTCTGCGACGTCTGCTGCAAAATGTTTCTGACGAGCAAGCAGCTGCAGATTCACATGAGGACGCACACCCACGAGAAGCCATACCACTGTGGCGAATGCGGCAAGGGATTCACCACCAAGGGACCCTTGACCATTCACATGCGGGTCCACACCGGAGAGACACCGTACCGCTGCCCGGACTGTGGTTGGTCCTTTAAACGCAAGATTAATCTGGACAACCATGTGACAGTCCATTCAGGCGTCAAACCGTTTGTCTGCGGGATTTGTGGGAAAGCGTGCGCTCGCAAAACTTACTTGACTGTTCATATGAGGACCCACAACGGGGAGAGACCATACAAGTGTACACTCTGTGACAAAGCATTTACTCAGAGCCactgtctgaaaacacacatgaaGAGCCACCTGGTGGCAGAAAGTGCAACGTAG
- the LOC120797239 gene encoding zinc finger protein basonuclin-2-like isoform X1 — MRMTPDAEEAIRCTESGCRCVCFKPGSAKLRSCDRCGHGWVVHALEKLRSQPSSSFGTVEVALPGVVFDLSSLVLYGAQAVPVRLKILMDRLYSILTPEQITFCLFQVSNILHTLGWSLGDYVRGYMLQYPIGKVLDSWMMVTPEEELLILKQFLRFGETRPIVELMTVQCPGAVNRLSDPELKPAPKSCQSNISTFIERNGGTPVRNSRGDSCMAAGVCHFEKSSFSECNDAIHHFENFPGGLSLLLPFQFPSSGFQCLVPPTKDLVSPTKLTQCLQKPSGTKLAERHRQDRGRRLQVNHPSLLQSKGEPALKIKVDPDKPHPAQSLWHPNPHMHSHQDLELHRGMAKQENTSSLSPILNSSFIPMSSSLHPSISSSSSSPPKIYQNMQGSSPSSFHPLPSFSSSFLCPLPASAFSSSLHPIPSSSSSLHPLPSSPCSLPSPAGCRKGRVCCGVCGKSFYDKGTLKIHYNAVHLKIKHRCTVAGCTMVFSSLRSRNRHSANPNPRLHTGASRDAYTHRNTHSDPHTSIHSETQIHKAKQAHKNVHNTRMSSEKDIGNQLWQQDDDAHTLERVHTLRDGLNCHTNPHHGSEHNTPPQADSPPPSPHPLPLDTNHSFTRSDSPYRSDLHPQVPPNPPPPLLPAHSASSVGSPPSLVPLFTPVAEQTELDTNHAATAPLPHHAPVAVASCNSQYGCTKGKRGELTNQQRQRESGDPMPKKKPRKSSMPVKIERKKLEGRRHREEEEC; from the exons ATGAGGATGACTCCAGACGCTGAGGAG GCTATCAGGTGTACAGAGTCCGGCTGCCGCTGTGTTTGCTTCAAACCTGGAAGTGCCAAACTCAGGTCATGTGATCGTTGTGGACATGGCTGGGTGGTGCACG ccTTGGAGAAGCTCCGGAGCCAGCCTTCCTCCAGCTTCGGCACAGTTGAGGTGGCCCTTCCTGGCGTGGTGTTCGACCTGAGCTCCCTGGTCCTGTACGGAGCTCAAGCCGTTCCTGTTCGGCTGAAGATACTGATGGACCGTCTCTACAGCATCCTGACCCCAGAGCAG attactttttgtctttttcaggtCAGCAACATACTGCACACACTGGGCTGGAGTTTGGGAGATTATGTCAGAGGGTACATGCTGCAG TATCCCATTGGGAAGGTGTTGGACTCCTGGATGATGGTGACTCCTGAAGAAGAGCTGCTCATCCTCAAACAATTCCTTCGTTTTGGCGAAACCCGCCCCATCGTTGAGTTGATGACGGTTCAGTGCCCGGGAGCTGTCAATCGCCTCTCTGATCCAGAGCTAAAGCCCGCCCCGAAGAGCTGCCAGTCAAACATCAGCACATTCATCGAACGTAATGGAGGAACACCGGTCAGGAACTCAAGAGGAGATTCATGCATGGCGGCTGGCGTCTGCCATTTTGAGAAAAGCAGTTTTTCTGAGTGCAATGACGCTATCCACCATTTTGAAAACTTTCCGGGTGGACTATCTTTGCTTCTGCCTTTCCAATTTCCAAGCTCCGGCTTTCAGTGTTTGGTTCCTCCCACTAag gATCTTGTTTCTCCCACAAAGCTAACACAGTGCCTACAGAAGCCCAGTGGGACCAAACTGGCCGAAAGACACAGGCAGGACAGAGGAAGACGATTACAAGTGAACCATCCAAGTTTGCTGCAATCCAAAGGTGAACCGgctttaaaaatcaaagtgGACCCCGACAAGCCGCACCCGGCCCAGTCATTATGGCATCCAAACCCTCACATGCACAGCCACCAAGACCTTGAGCTTCACAGGGGCATGGCCAAACAAGAGAACACCTCTTCACTCTCTCCCATCTTAAACTCTTCATTTATCCCTATGTCTTCCTCACTCCATCCATcgatttcctcctcttcctcctctcctccaaaGATTTACCAGAACATGCAAggctcctctccctcctcttttcatcctctcccatccttctcttcctcctttctctgcCCTCTTCCTGCCTCcgccttttcttcctccctccatcctattccatcctcatcttcctccctccatcctctcccaTCTTCCCCGTGCTCCCTACCTTCTCCTGCAGGATGCCGGAAAGGGAGAGTCTGCTGTGGCGTTTGTGGGAAAAGCTTCTATGACAAAG GAACGCTGAAGATCCACTACAACGCTGTCCACCTGAAAATCAAACATCGCTGCACGGTGGCAGGCTGCACCATGGTCTTCAGCTCACTGCGAAGCCGAAACCGTCACAGCGCCAACCCAAACCCACGGCTACACACCGGCGCCAGCAGAGACGCATAtacccacagaaacacacactctgacccacacacaagcatccactctgaaacacagatacacaaggCTAAACAGGCTCACAAAAACGTACACAACACACGTATGAGCAGCGAAAAAGACATCGGCAACCAACTTTGGCAACAGGATgatgatgcacacacactagAGCGCGTACACACCCTTAGAGATGGTTTGAACTGTCATACAAACCCCCACCATGGCAGTGAGCACAACACACCCCCTCAGGCTgactcccctcctccttctcctcacccTCTACCTCTGGACACCAACCACAGCTTCACCAGGAGTGACTCCCCCTATAGATCCGACCTGCACCCCCAGGTGCCACctaatcctcctcctcccctcctacCAGCTCACAGTGCTTCCTCCGTGGGCTCACCTCCATCCCTCGTCCCCTTGTTCACTCCCGTGGCAGAGCAAACCGAACTCGACACCAACCACGCTGCAACTGCTCCCCTCCCTCACCACGCACCCGTCGCCGTGGCAAGCTGCAACAGTCAATATGGTTGCACCAAAGGTAAACGAGGAGAGCTAACCAATCAGCAGCGGCAAAGGGAGTCAGGTGACCCCATGCCGAAAAAGAAGCCCAGAAAGTCGAGCATGCCGgtgaaaatagaaagaaagaagctgGAGGGGAGGAGAcacagggaagaggaggagtgttga
- the LOC120797239 gene encoding zinc finger protein basonuclin-2-like isoform X2 produces the protein MRMTPDAEEAIRCTESGCRCVCFKPGSAKLRSCDRCGHGWVVHALEKLRSQPSSSFGTVEVALPGVVFDLSSLVLYGAQAVPVRLKILMDRLYSILTPEQVSNILHTLGWSLGDYVRGYMLQYPIGKVLDSWMMVTPEEELLILKQFLRFGETRPIVELMTVQCPGAVNRLSDPELKPAPKSCQSNISTFIERNGGTPVRNSRGDSCMAAGVCHFEKSSFSECNDAIHHFENFPGGLSLLLPFQFPSSGFQCLVPPTKDLVSPTKLTQCLQKPSGTKLAERHRQDRGRRLQVNHPSLLQSKGEPALKIKVDPDKPHPAQSLWHPNPHMHSHQDLELHRGMAKQENTSSLSPILNSSFIPMSSSLHPSISSSSSSPPKIYQNMQGSSPSSFHPLPSFSSSFLCPLPASAFSSSLHPIPSSSSSLHPLPSSPCSLPSPAGCRKGRVCCGVCGKSFYDKGTLKIHYNAVHLKIKHRCTVAGCTMVFSSLRSRNRHSANPNPRLHTGASRDAYTHRNTHSDPHTSIHSETQIHKAKQAHKNVHNTRMSSEKDIGNQLWQQDDDAHTLERVHTLRDGLNCHTNPHHGSEHNTPPQADSPPPSPHPLPLDTNHSFTRSDSPYRSDLHPQVPPNPPPPLLPAHSASSVGSPPSLVPLFTPVAEQTELDTNHAATAPLPHHAPVAVASCNSQYGCTKGKRGELTNQQRQRESGDPMPKKKPRKSSMPVKIERKKLEGRRHREEEEC, from the exons ATGAGGATGACTCCAGACGCTGAGGAG GCTATCAGGTGTACAGAGTCCGGCTGCCGCTGTGTTTGCTTCAAACCTGGAAGTGCCAAACTCAGGTCATGTGATCGTTGTGGACATGGCTGGGTGGTGCACG ccTTGGAGAAGCTCCGGAGCCAGCCTTCCTCCAGCTTCGGCACAGTTGAGGTGGCCCTTCCTGGCGTGGTGTTCGACCTGAGCTCCCTGGTCCTGTACGGAGCTCAAGCCGTTCCTGTTCGGCTGAAGATACTGATGGACCGTCTCTACAGCATCCTGACCCCAGAGCAG gtCAGCAACATACTGCACACACTGGGCTGGAGTTTGGGAGATTATGTCAGAGGGTACATGCTGCAG TATCCCATTGGGAAGGTGTTGGACTCCTGGATGATGGTGACTCCTGAAGAAGAGCTGCTCATCCTCAAACAATTCCTTCGTTTTGGCGAAACCCGCCCCATCGTTGAGTTGATGACGGTTCAGTGCCCGGGAGCTGTCAATCGCCTCTCTGATCCAGAGCTAAAGCCCGCCCCGAAGAGCTGCCAGTCAAACATCAGCACATTCATCGAACGTAATGGAGGAACACCGGTCAGGAACTCAAGAGGAGATTCATGCATGGCGGCTGGCGTCTGCCATTTTGAGAAAAGCAGTTTTTCTGAGTGCAATGACGCTATCCACCATTTTGAAAACTTTCCGGGTGGACTATCTTTGCTTCTGCCTTTCCAATTTCCAAGCTCCGGCTTTCAGTGTTTGGTTCCTCCCACTAag gATCTTGTTTCTCCCACAAAGCTAACACAGTGCCTACAGAAGCCCAGTGGGACCAAACTGGCCGAAAGACACAGGCAGGACAGAGGAAGACGATTACAAGTGAACCATCCAAGTTTGCTGCAATCCAAAGGTGAACCGgctttaaaaatcaaagtgGACCCCGACAAGCCGCACCCGGCCCAGTCATTATGGCATCCAAACCCTCACATGCACAGCCACCAAGACCTTGAGCTTCACAGGGGCATGGCCAAACAAGAGAACACCTCTTCACTCTCTCCCATCTTAAACTCTTCATTTATCCCTATGTCTTCCTCACTCCATCCATcgatttcctcctcttcctcctctcctccaaaGATTTACCAGAACATGCAAggctcctctccctcctcttttcatcctctcccatccttctcttcctcctttctctgcCCTCTTCCTGCCTCcgccttttcttcctccctccatcctattccatcctcatcttcctccctccatcctctcccaTCTTCCCCGTGCTCCCTACCTTCTCCTGCAGGATGCCGGAAAGGGAGAGTCTGCTGTGGCGTTTGTGGGAAAAGCTTCTATGACAAAG GAACGCTGAAGATCCACTACAACGCTGTCCACCTGAAAATCAAACATCGCTGCACGGTGGCAGGCTGCACCATGGTCTTCAGCTCACTGCGAAGCCGAAACCGTCACAGCGCCAACCCAAACCCACGGCTACACACCGGCGCCAGCAGAGACGCATAtacccacagaaacacacactctgacccacacacaagcatccactctgaaacacagatacacaaggCTAAACAGGCTCACAAAAACGTACACAACACACGTATGAGCAGCGAAAAAGACATCGGCAACCAACTTTGGCAACAGGATgatgatgcacacacactagAGCGCGTACACACCCTTAGAGATGGTTTGAACTGTCATACAAACCCCCACCATGGCAGTGAGCACAACACACCCCCTCAGGCTgactcccctcctccttctcctcacccTCTACCTCTGGACACCAACCACAGCTTCACCAGGAGTGACTCCCCCTATAGATCCGACCTGCACCCCCAGGTGCCACctaatcctcctcctcccctcctacCAGCTCACAGTGCTTCCTCCGTGGGCTCACCTCCATCCCTCGTCCCCTTGTTCACTCCCGTGGCAGAGCAAACCGAACTCGACACCAACCACGCTGCAACTGCTCCCCTCCCTCACCACGCACCCGTCGCCGTGGCAAGCTGCAACAGTCAATATGGTTGCACCAAAGGTAAACGAGGAGAGCTAACCAATCAGCAGCGGCAAAGGGAGTCAGGTGACCCCATGCCGAAAAAGAAGCCCAGAAAGTCGAGCATGCCGgtgaaaatagaaagaaagaagctgGAGGGGAGGAGAcacagggaagaggaggagtgttga